In Tachysurus vachellii isolate PV-2020 chromosome 1, HZAU_Pvac_v1, whole genome shotgun sequence, a genomic segment contains:
- the tmem59l gene encoding transmembrane protein 59-like has translation MARLGSAVCGVLPLLFVVMAMAASDLFDNQLGDISYCKNQCQTTIKNKIAAKDSIMNACYRGCRLYSICQFVNGNTGFNNSKEECQGACQEAYSKLLEQEACSTGCTSQPAEPEILRRRLKALTNRPKPVSVMDALFGWCNDIVSSAQSFMSSTWTFYLQADDGKVVVFQSEPEIEYYLPEVQAPHSSANKAWPEGNPQTQRLQSGERLHGEKNTPKAVSKGKHSSQRVEDTVTEHDFLGCMSRRSGLPRWILATCLLLSIMVMLWLSCASLVTAPEQHVKTQLSINGDKEFLDYMPKVSPYHLTSVIAVAVSHHDEGKEAGPLPVKVDLNKTSL, from the exons ATGGCACGGCTCGGTAGCGCAGTGTGCGGCGTGCTTCCTCTGCTCTTCGTGGTGATGGCGATGGCAGCTTCCGATCTGTTTGACAACCAACTGGGAGACATCAGCTACTGTAAAAACCAGTGTCAGACCaccatcaaaaacaaaatagcTGCAAAA GACTCCATAATGAATGCATGCTACCGCGGCTGCCGGCTCTATTCGATTTGCCAGTTTGTGAACGGAAACACAGGATTCAACAACAGCAAGGAGGAATGCCAGGGAG cATGCCAGGAAGCATACAGTAAGCTACTGGAGCAGGAAGCATGTAGCACAGGATGTACCAGCCAGCCAGCTGAGCCTGAAATCCTGCGGAGGAGG CTCAAGGCCCTGACCAACCGCCCCAAACCAGTTTCAGTGATGGACGCTTTGTTTGGTTGGTGCAACGATATTGTCAGCTCTGCTCAAAGTTTCATGTCCTCCACCTGGACTTTCTACCTGCAGGCTGATGATGGCAAAGTGGTTGTGTTCCAG AGCGAGCCAGAGATTGAGTATTATTTACCCGAGGTTCAAGCCCCACACTCCAGTGCAAACAAAGCCTGGCCTGAAGGAAATCCTCAGACACAGAGGCTACAGTCTG GTGAACGACTGCACGGAGAGAAAAACACACCTAAAGCTGTGAGTAAGGGCAAACACAGCAGCCAGCGTGTTGAGGACACGGTCACTGAGCACGACTTCCTGGGCTGCATGTCAAG GCGTTCGGGTCTGCCACGGTGGATCTTAGCTACATGTCTCCTGTTATCAATCATGGTGATGCTGTGGCTGAGCTGCGCCAGTCTGGTAACGGCACCTGAGCAACATGTGAAGACTCAG TTGAGCATCAACGGAGATAAGGAGTTCCTGGACTACATGCCAAAAGTCAGTCCCTACCATCTGACTTCAGTGATCGCCGTAGCAGTCAGCCATCACGACGAAGGAAAAGAGGCGGGGCCTTTGCCAGTCAAAGTTGACCTAAACAAAACCTCACTTTAA